The following are encoded in a window of Pontibacillus halophilus JSM 076056 = DSM 19796 genomic DNA:
- the cas1 gene encoding CRISPR-associated endonuclease Cas1, with the protein MKNIYVQDGELSRKDHTIKLVKEGKLTWVPIKKIKEVNCFGGCTLTNEFLDLTREHQIAVHLFSWYGRPIGTFHHQRPNKNGKVLKAQLKLMERDGVILAKKTIKTLRLNMLKYLDQYRKKGNEASKKAYQAIKGLDNRLEEAQKTEEIMGVEGITWQYFYTFLKTLYTEYNFNERNKQPPKDPVNALISFLNTLLYNRIETEFSRTDIYTEISYLHSSDQKRNSLVLDIAELYKIDITYRLISYILRKRMINKDDFLEIDGMCTLSPEARKIVITEYERYMQKTFSHPILKRRITLENSIKLEAFKLIRAALEDKTYEPICIGALKLE; encoded by the coding sequence ATGAAAAATATTTATGTTCAAGATGGTGAGCTATCACGTAAGGATCATACAATCAAACTTGTAAAAGAGGGCAAATTAACTTGGGTTCCCATAAAGAAAATTAAAGAAGTCAATTGTTTTGGCGGCTGCACGCTAACAAATGAATTTTTGGACTTGACAAGAGAACATCAAATAGCTGTACATTTATTTTCTTGGTATGGGCGTCCCATAGGCACTTTCCACCATCAACGTCCAAACAAAAATGGGAAAGTCCTAAAGGCACAGCTTAAGCTGATGGAGCGAGATGGAGTGATACTCGCTAAGAAAACCATTAAAACCTTACGGTTAAACATGCTCAAATATCTAGATCAATATAGAAAGAAAGGCAATGAGGCAAGTAAAAAAGCGTATCAAGCTATCAAAGGTTTAGATAACAGACTTGAAGAGGCGCAAAAGACTGAAGAAATCATGGGAGTGGAAGGAATCACATGGCAATATTTTTACACCTTCCTCAAAACTCTTTATACTGAATACAATTTCAACGAACGTAACAAGCAGCCTCCGAAAGATCCAGTAAATGCACTTATTTCGTTCTTGAACACCCTTCTTTATAATCGAATTGAGACGGAGTTTTCTCGTACGGATATCTATACAGAAATTTCATATCTGCACTCTTCTGACCAAAAGCGCAATTCACTCGTACTAGATATTGCCGAGTTATATAAAATTGATATTACGTATCGGCTAATTAGTTACATTCTAAGAAAACGCATGATAAATAAAGATGATTTCTTAGAAATTGATGGAATGTGTACCTTATCTCCTGAAGCTAGAAAAATTGTTATTACCGAATATGAAAGATATATGCAGAAGACTTTTAGCCATCCGATTCTGAAGCGACGTATCACGCTAGAAAATTCAATTAAATTAGAGGCTTTTAAATTAATTCGTGCTGCGTTAGAGGATAAAACCTATGAGCCAATATGTATTGGAGCCTTAAAGCTTGAGTAG
- a CDS encoding helix-turn-helix domain-containing protein, with translation MNNNDTQIVSSKEAAEAIGVNKNTIYKYVKNNELAPINKETWHYDGGYYFNQSEIERFKETLKKPGLTTTEAAEILGVKPVTVFNYIQDGKLVSFQQAYKGRTYNFIREEDLEDFAQNYNKKRKETASFYSKEHEIALFQLMQNETERARVISVNDGKFFIRTDSGEHFNNSEANSRGFQVAYHLSKGKRSYKKGEVTFKFLNPTSNSSVVFSVFDILYRHVGISNMKVNEKHEHIYVTVSPVHINVNANEHRDTLKAMEEYAIEGKVSVRPDNSVILISNISPLYLTLKDELKERIRRKAKENNQSMDDYISSKLQELDQEGKL, from the coding sequence TTGAACAACAACGACACACAGATTGTATCCTCTAAGGAAGCTGCGGAAGCCATTGGAGTTAACAAAAATACTATTTATAAATACGTAAAGAATAATGAGTTGGCCCCAATCAATAAAGAAACATGGCATTATGACGGTGGATACTACTTCAACCAGAGTGAAATCGAACGTTTTAAAGAAACACTCAAGAAACCAGGGTTAACTACAACGGAAGCAGCAGAAATATTAGGTGTTAAGCCTGTAACGGTATTCAATTACATCCAAGATGGAAAGCTTGTTTCCTTCCAGCAAGCATATAAGGGGAGGACCTACAACTTTATCAGGGAAGAAGATCTAGAGGATTTTGCTCAAAACTACAACAAAAAGCGGAAAGAAACCGCTTCTTTCTACTCTAAAGAACACGAAATAGCTTTATTCCAACTCATGCAGAACGAGACTGAGCGAGCAAGAGTTATCAGTGTAAATGATGGCAAATTCTTTATTCGCACAGATTCTGGAGAACATTTTAACAATAGCGAAGCTAACTCAAGAGGATTCCAAGTTGCTTATCACTTATCTAAGGGTAAACGATCCTATAAAAAAGGAGAAGTAACCTTTAAATTCTTGAATCCAACTAGTAATTCTTCCGTCGTATTCTCGGTCTTCGACATTCTATACCGACACGTGGGAATAAGTAATATGAAGGTAAATGAAAAACATGAACACATATATGTGACGGTCAGCCCGGTCCATATCAACGTAAATGCAAATGAACACAGAGATACTTTGAAAGCTATGGAAGAATACGCGATAGAAGGTAAAGTATCAGTCAGACCTGATAATAGCGTAATACTCATCAGTAATATTTCACCTTTATATCTAACATTGAAAGACGAACTAAAGGAAAGGATCCGAAGGAAAGCAAAAGAAAATAATCAATCTATGGACGATTATATAAGCTCTAAATTACAAGAGCTCGACCAGGAAGGAAAGTTATAG
- a CDS encoding Dna2/Cas4 domain-containing protein, with protein sequence MTFIEGYLLYRFKPSHVSEFAYCSKAFWLHYHGLTLYRENNDIQLGRAEHAQKNEESRNPWVKYDKREGDILVEFVKGAEGNIEGKRHQLLVYLLRGGFHYGEVRLTNNKDVLSKVTDSDEEILSLRNHLEAMMVCSSLEKPPETPYGLKCQRCSFRDYCWVG encoded by the coding sequence TTGACTTTTATTGAAGGATATCTTTTATATCGTTTTAAGCCTTCTCATGTTAGTGAGTTTGCATATTGCTCGAAAGCGTTTTGGCTTCATTATCACGGGTTAACGCTCTACCGTGAGAATAACGATATTCAGTTAGGCAGGGCAGAGCATGCCCAGAAAAATGAAGAGTCACGTAATCCTTGGGTTAAGTACGATAAGCGAGAAGGTGACATCCTTGTTGAGTTCGTAAAAGGGGCTGAAGGAAATATAGAAGGCAAGAGACACCAATTACTCGTATATCTTTTGAGAGGTGGCTTCCATTATGGAGAAGTCCGTTTGACGAACAATAAAGATGTCTTATCAAAAGTAACAGATTCTGATGAAGAAATCCTTTCTCTCCGCAACCATTTAGAAGCTATGATGGTTTGTTCTTCACTGGAGAAGCCGCCAGAAACTCCCTACGGCCTCAAGTGCCAAAGATGTTCATTTCGTGACTATTGTTGGGTGGGGTGA
- the cas2 gene encoding CRISPR-associated endonuclease Cas2, with translation MSRGDKLRNEFYCIAVYDINVKRVHKVHKLLKQYLSHKQNSVFVGELRKLEFKEIEGELDKLLDPSEDTVLFMTTRYASDIKTMTFGGQKDTDTIFF, from the coding sequence TTGAGTAGGGGCGATAAATTAAGAAATGAATTTTATTGCATAGCGGTTTATGACATAAATGTGAAACGAGTTCACAAGGTGCATAAGCTCTTGAAACAATATCTTAGCCATAAACAAAATTCGGTTTTTGTAGGTGAACTTCGAAAATTAGAATTTAAGGAAATTGAGGGGGAATTGGACAAACTTCTCGATCCTTCCGAAGATACAGTATTGTTTATGACTACTCGTTATGCTTCTGATATTAAAACTATGACCTTCGGAGGACAAAAAGATACGGACACAATCTTTTTTTAA
- a CDS encoding CRISPR-associated endonuclease Cas3'', giving the protein MNVDWNRLAKSNPAMTIGEHTEEVIKIGKRLLAIHDKPLTQFAETLPDSFFRKTLNRKEEIQAFILDLIRYHDVGKTNPYFQERMEGKRVKSSESSHALYSFLIWATKEAIHSTDYVLLSRLAIGHATISGHHGELKSYTLDFMELLKNQNEKTKRLVYWGIIEDKERKSLLRSLEILKRQFSGESYRFDKRVCLFARFAYSILVTSDALASGDGGKEEVFTHLFERTLDQVELEDRMNHSPIFQRIAESPLSSDVPFHEEMSMNELRTLLNKKAKDAYDPIVDAYILEAPVGTGKTYSSLSLAQQIAKKEGKRKLISVFPLNGVQAQYLKTMEAFDISPDLINVVNAESTYRMKRQADTFEEELGMNAANLWLYERELFSTPIVITSHVRFFDVLAATRRNRAYAFLSLLDAIVIVDEFQTYPSRFWSGIWEELLLISELMGTKWVFTTGTFPVQEEQLLNLHEKRVKKVLAKEDNEVMFSHQSVRQRTEIKELLAEEKPVNIEDLIEPLLIDIEQEMKKGKKRFLTGFNLVSHAQSVHEALKARYENEIPVYFLCGRHSSSYKGEIINAIIKAEDADLPIILIATRTVEAGMDFDFDVGYKEFDRFDGVEQFSGRVNRSGKKRTSPIKVFRLKRRLLGDEPLFSHGEKTRELLNEGRFVDLYGYLYERNGIDIQRKEEELRLKEEKLNFRGVSEWLQVIQPDNYVQDIYVVLSFEREAFLEAFSTLDGKLSYAERVQRSIQLRQKIEPYKVTVTLKWLDNQKEITLPNPEEYMGISFFQPYRDDFRERHLCTYALNGEVSYLEDDREQEEETFDFY; this is encoded by the coding sequence ATGAACGTCGATTGGAACAGGCTTGCAAAGTCAAATCCTGCTATGACAATAGGGGAACATACTGAAGAAGTAATTAAAATAGGAAAGCGCCTGTTGGCCATACACGATAAGCCACTAACGCAATTTGCCGAAACACTTCCTGACTCCTTCTTTCGAAAAACCTTGAATCGCAAGGAAGAAATTCAAGCATTCATCTTAGATTTAATACGCTACCATGATGTGGGCAAGACAAACCCCTATTTCCAAGAGCGAATGGAAGGTAAAAGAGTAAAGTCTTCCGAGAGTAGCCATGCACTTTATTCGTTTTTGATTTGGGCTACAAAGGAGGCGATACACTCCACAGATTATGTCCTTCTTAGCCGGTTAGCAATCGGGCATGCCACAATATCAGGCCACCACGGGGAACTAAAATCCTATACCCTCGACTTCATGGAGCTTTTAAAAAACCAAAATGAGAAAACAAAACGTCTTGTCTACTGGGGAATCATCGAAGACAAGGAGCGTAAGAGCCTATTACGTAGTCTTGAAATCTTAAAAAGACAATTCTCAGGTGAATCATACCGCTTTGACAAACGTGTTTGCCTCTTTGCCCGCTTTGCCTATTCCATTCTAGTTACAAGCGATGCACTTGCATCTGGTGATGGAGGAAAAGAAGAAGTCTTCACTCACTTGTTTGAAAGGACACTAGACCAAGTAGAGCTTGAAGACAGAATGAACCACAGCCCAATCTTTCAGAGAATAGCGGAATCACCACTATCGTCTGACGTACCCTTTCATGAGGAGATGAGTATGAACGAACTTCGTACCCTTCTCAACAAGAAGGCGAAGGACGCCTACGATCCCATTGTTGATGCTTATATACTTGAAGCACCAGTCGGGACAGGGAAGACATACTCTTCTCTTTCTCTTGCTCAGCAAATTGCTAAAAAAGAGGGAAAAAGAAAGCTCATCTCCGTTTTCCCATTAAACGGTGTTCAAGCACAATACTTAAAAACAATGGAAGCTTTTGATATCAGTCCCGATTTAATAAATGTTGTTAATGCAGAGAGCACCTATAGGATGAAAAGGCAGGCTGACACCTTCGAAGAAGAGTTAGGGATGAATGCTGCAAACTTATGGCTCTACGAGCGAGAACTGTTTTCTACGCCCATCGTCATCACATCCCACGTGCGTTTCTTTGATGTCTTAGCCGCCACAAGACGAAATCGAGCTTATGCTTTCCTTTCACTTCTAGATGCCATTGTTATAGTCGATGAGTTTCAAACCTATCCTTCTAGATTCTGGTCAGGAATCTGGGAAGAACTACTCCTCATAAGCGAATTAATGGGCACTAAATGGGTGTTTACTACAGGCACGTTCCCAGTTCAAGAAGAACAGCTCCTCAATCTCCATGAGAAGCGGGTAAAGAAGGTTCTAGCTAAAGAGGATAACGAAGTCATGTTTTCCCACCAATCTGTTCGCCAACGCACAGAGATCAAGGAGTTATTAGCAGAAGAAAAACCCGTTAATATTGAGGATTTGATTGAACCACTCCTGATTGATATTGAGCAAGAAATGAAAAAAGGCAAAAAGCGCTTCTTAACTGGATTTAACCTTGTCAGTCATGCTCAATCCGTTCACGAAGCACTAAAAGCACGATATGAGAACGAAATCCCTGTTTATTTTCTTTGTGGTCGTCATTCAAGTTCTTACAAAGGAGAGATAATCAATGCCATTATCAAAGCAGAAGACGCTGATTTACCAATAATCTTGATTGCCACTCGAACGGTAGAGGCTGGGATGGACTTTGATTTTGACGTTGGATATAAAGAGTTTGACCGTTTCGATGGTGTTGAACAGTTCTCAGGGCGAGTCAACCGCTCTGGCAAGAAAAGAACTTCCCCCATTAAAGTTTTTCGGTTAAAACGAAGACTCCTGGGCGATGAGCCCTTATTCTCACACGGGGAGAAGACTCGAGAGTTGCTTAATGAGGGCAGATTTGTCGATTTATATGGTTATTTGTATGAGAGGAACGGCATTGATATCCAAAGGAAAGAAGAGGAGCTACGCTTAAAGGAGGAAAAGCTAAACTTTCGTGGTGTGTCAGAGTGGTTACAAGTAATACAACCTGATAATTATGTACAAGACATATATGTGGTTTTAAGTTTTGAGAGAGAAGCTTTCCTTGAAGCATTCAGTACCCTAGATGGGAAGTTGTCTTATGCCGAACGCGTGCAACGTTCAATCCAACTACGTCAAAAGATTGAGCCCTATAAGGTTACAGTCACCCTCAAATGGTTAGACAATCAAAAGGAGATAACCCTCCCTAATCCCGAAGAATATATGGGTATCTCATTCTTTCAGCCGTATAGAGATGACTTTCGTGAACGACACCTCTGCACTTACGCATTAAATGGAGAAGTCTCCTATCTAGAGGATGATAGAGAGCAGGAGGAGGAGACCTTTGACTTTTATTGA
- a CDS encoding 5'-3' exonuclease, giving the protein MKNERTLMVIDGNNVTNRAYYATSHNKEYRELPRDRRGYYINAVKNVVQQLRGYLTRYVPTDLAFVFDEHDEESISFRKMLYSEYKGGRTEKPYPLQEQLETTKQVLERLGVAVFSDRDGWYEADDLIAGIIKQWNEAVGGQVYVVSNDKDLYQLLSPNVSQVMNKPGKEICYTDQDFKNEFGITPDKWTAAKSILGETGKTSDNIPGAKGVGPKCVFPLLTHFNTIEDIYENIGDLNSMGFGRYQKKLETHKESVLLSKTLVTLVGENLPALEALNVQQDLKYTINQEQKALIYKRLGLSNMPYSVQKSLF; this is encoded by the coding sequence ATGAAAAATGAACGAACTTTAATGGTTATTGATGGGAACAATGTGACAAATAGAGCCTATTACGCTACAAGTCACAACAAGGAGTATCGTGAATTACCAAGAGATCGCAGAGGTTATTACATTAACGCTGTTAAAAATGTAGTACAACAACTTAGAGGGTACTTAACACGTTATGTACCAACCGATCTTGCATTTGTCTTTGATGAACACGACGAGGAATCCATATCGTTTCGTAAGATGCTTTATTCAGAATATAAGGGTGGACGTACTGAGAAACCTTATCCACTTCAAGAGCAATTGGAAACAACAAAGCAAGTGTTGGAGAGATTGGGAGTGGCCGTTTTTTCGGATAGAGATGGATGGTATGAAGCAGACGATCTAATCGCGGGTATCATTAAGCAATGGAATGAAGCGGTTGGAGGACAAGTATATGTAGTCAGTAACGATAAAGATTTGTATCAGCTACTTAGCCCTAATGTATCACAGGTTATGAATAAGCCAGGCAAAGAAATTTGCTATACAGATCAGGACTTTAAAAATGAATTTGGTATTACACCAGACAAATGGACAGCAGCGAAGAGTATCTTAGGGGAAACCGGTAAAACGAGCGATAACATTCCAGGCGCAAAAGGGGTCGGACCGAAATGTGTGTTTCCACTATTAACTCATTTCAATACCATTGAAGATATCTATGAGAACATAGGAGACCTTAATAGCATGGGTTTTGGACGTTATCAAAAGAAACTCGAAACTCATAAAGAGTCCGTTTTATTAAGCAAAACGCTTGTAACACTAGTCGGTGAGAATCTTCCGGCATTAGAAGCGTTGAATGTGCAGCAGGACCTAAAGTACACGATTAATCAAGAACAAAAGGCTCTGATATACAAGCGTCTGGGTTTATCCAATATGCCTTACTCGGTACAGAAAAGCTTGTTTTAG
- a CDS encoding DUF2797 domain-containing protein, whose protein sequence is MNKCVCCGNKTKQSEKRDGHCYQCWKKWKRIGANIKKSG, encoded by the coding sequence GTGAATAAATGCGTATGCTGCGGCAACAAAACTAAACAGTCTGAGAAGCGGGACGGTCATTGCTATCAGTGCTGGAAGAAGTGGAAACGAATTGGGGCTAATATTAAGAAGTCTGGGTGA
- a CDS encoding DNA-entry nuclease, translating to MKYHPDFHPNYGKPYTNSDYEYMCKFFVVDGANLLGMALGRPPKSISTTVGLLKRTGLFDYYKKVNHYW from the coding sequence ATGAAATACCACCCTGACTTCCATCCCAATTATGGAAAACCGTATACCAATAGTGACTATGAATATATGTGCAAATTCTTCGTAGTAGATGGAGCAAACTTGTTAGGAATGGCTCTCGGAAGACCTCCTAAATCTATCTCAACTACAGTTGGCCTATTAAAACGTACAGGATTGTTCGATTACTACAAAAAAGTAAATCACTATTGGTAA
- the xerS gene encoding tyrosine recombinase XerS, protein MAKLTLQQRLHRDNIEEKVKSFPSYIEEYKDDMYSGNCSPSTLWGYLSDFEKFFNWLMAEGLSDAESLKEVSLSTLEKLRLKEVDSYFSHLKTREELNEKTINRKKSSLKSLFKFLTERTEDDNGECYFYRNVMAKVKISKPKESLSSRAEIIGNNIYHDEDMYNFLSFIDKDYEHKLLSNNSKQQYRYFKRDKERDIAIMALLIFSGLRVSELANLTLANLNLQQAKMKVLRKGSNDEIVHFLPEAIPYIQDYLSIRTERYRAPSDEEFVFLTLYQGVAKPISIRALQNLVYKYTLAFKGDKLSPHKLRHTFATEYAKSNGLYDLMRQLGHTSTEVSSLYVNSSDKEAQAAINRMRRQSD, encoded by the coding sequence ATGGCTAAATTAACACTTCAACAGAGATTACACAGGGATAACATAGAGGAAAAAGTAAAGTCCTTCCCCTCTTATATTGAAGAATACAAAGACGACATGTATTCGGGAAATTGCTCCCCTTCTACTTTATGGGGATACCTGAGTGACTTTGAGAAATTCTTTAACTGGCTGATGGCCGAAGGTTTAAGTGATGCTGAGAGTTTGAAAGAAGTATCACTTAGCACATTGGAAAAATTGAGGTTAAAAGAAGTTGACTCTTACTTTTCCCACTTGAAAACACGTGAAGAGTTAAACGAAAAAACAATTAATCGTAAAAAGAGCTCTTTAAAGTCTCTATTCAAGTTCCTAACAGAACGAACGGAAGATGATAATGGAGAATGCTATTTTTACAGGAATGTAATGGCTAAAGTAAAGATATCTAAACCAAAGGAGTCCCTATCTTCACGTGCCGAGATCATCGGTAACAACATATATCACGATGAAGACATGTATAACTTCCTCTCATTCATAGATAAAGATTATGAGCATAAATTATTAAGCAATAACTCCAAACAGCAGTACCGCTACTTTAAACGTGATAAAGAGAGAGATATCGCGATTATGGCTTTATTGATTTTTTCCGGTCTGAGGGTCAGTGAATTAGCGAATTTAACGTTAGCCAATTTGAATTTGCAACAAGCTAAAATGAAGGTGCTGCGAAAAGGAAGTAATGATGAGATTGTACATTTCCTTCCTGAAGCAATTCCATATATACAAGATTATCTTAGTATACGTACAGAACGTTATAGAGCGCCCTCTGACGAAGAATTCGTATTCCTTACACTATATCAAGGGGTTGCCAAACCAATAAGCATTAGAGCCCTTCAAAACCTCGTATACAAGTATACTCTTGCTTTTAAAGGAGATAAACTATCCCCTCACAAGCTGAGACACACCTTTGCAACAGAATATGCTAAGAGTAATGGTTTGTACGATTTAATGCGTCAATTAGGACACACTTCTACAGAAGTATCGAGTTTATACGTAAATAGTTCCGACAAAGAAGCGCAAGCTGCTATAAATCGAATGAGAAGACAAAGTGATTAA
- a CDS encoding tyrosine-type recombinase/integrase gives MNYLANERNPSGLLGVQEDILDLLQSDCSSLGIVIGKMKSPEYFPTLLNQRYENMGFGYTPFEGFSDVGLIYYYVHKPKDLDDSKNRNEDTKKEYLRELLQFYRNLIQYAEVFDFYVKQGEDSLFRSITEKNIEYYQHWLKSAPFGKGGMPYSTATLSRKLTIIKAFLKWLRVNKLIETDLHNVFYSSNVWKKDRPDRSLGEHEVQQILDYHRLHKVNYAILLTLATTGARVREIANAKWSDLYYDGITGHYWLHLITKGDKEREALIFPEVYRSIVEFRRIRRLNTEINAGDDSPLFVTSQGKAYSYKYLSTQVSNIITQTKLEFLKHKERVTPHAFRHFFANYSLSQGVPLADIQRTLGHQKLETTMIYVKKQLERKDNAALKWGQRIY, from the coding sequence ATGAATTACTTAGCAAATGAAAGAAACCCATCAGGGTTGTTGGGCGTACAAGAGGATATTTTAGATTTGCTACAAAGTGACTGTTCTTCACTTGGGATTGTTATAGGTAAGATGAAGTCTCCTGAATATTTTCCAACTCTATTAAATCAAAGATATGAGAATATGGGATTTGGCTATACGCCATTCGAGGGTTTTAGTGATGTTGGACTCATTTACTACTATGTACATAAGCCAAAGGATCTTGATGATTCGAAGAACCGTAATGAGGATACAAAGAAAGAATATCTACGTGAGCTTCTACAGTTTTATCGAAATCTTATCCAATACGCAGAGGTGTTTGATTTTTACGTTAAACAGGGTGAAGATTCACTTTTTAGGTCTATAACAGAGAAGAATATTGAGTATTACCAACACTGGTTAAAGAGTGCACCTTTCGGAAAGGGAGGTATGCCTTATTCAACGGCTACACTGTCGAGGAAGTTAACTATAATTAAGGCTTTCTTGAAGTGGTTAAGGGTGAATAAGTTGATTGAAACGGATTTACACAACGTTTTTTACTCGAGTAATGTGTGGAAGAAGGACCGGCCAGATCGAAGTTTAGGGGAGCATGAAGTTCAGCAAATACTGGACTATCATAGGTTGCATAAGGTTAATTACGCGATTTTACTTACGTTGGCCACAACAGGTGCGCGTGTTAGGGAAATAGCGAATGCGAAATGGTCAGATCTCTATTATGACGGAATTACAGGTCACTACTGGCTGCACCTGATTACGAAGGGTGATAAGGAGCGGGAAGCTCTAATATTTCCAGAGGTATATCGAAGTATTGTGGAATTTCGAAGGATTAGACGTTTGAATACAGAGATAAACGCTGGAGATGACTCGCCTTTATTTGTTACGAGTCAGGGAAAAGCCTATAGTTACAAGTATCTTTCTACGCAAGTTTCCAACATTATTACACAAACAAAGTTGGAATTTCTAAAACACAAGGAGAGGGTCACGCCTCACGCATTTCGTCATTTCTTTGCGAATTATTCACTTTCTCAAGGTGTTCCGTTAGCGGATATCCAACGTACATTAGGACATCAAAAGCTTGAAACCACAATGATTTACGTCAAGAAGCAGCTGGAGCGGAAGGATAATGCTGCTCTTAAGTGGGGACAAAGGATTTATTGA
- a CDS encoding DUF4257 domain-containing protein produces MGLIELIIGSTLVGGLTGFVMHLLTNKEKMIKPRNLDYSIEFGFWADVIYGAVAALFSVTYLLPTPQDPETLIAYSILAGLSAQSVLLKKRIDTESSKHENGQSMEQLENETLTVEDDKPTNKDEER; encoded by the coding sequence ATGGGATTAATTGAATTAATAATTGGGTCTACGTTAGTTGGTGGATTGACAGGTTTTGTTATGCACCTATTAACGAATAAAGAAAAGATGATTAAACCGAGAAACTTAGACTACAGCATTGAATTTGGTTTTTGGGCAGATGTTATCTACGGAGCGGTTGCGGCTTTATTTTCAGTTACGTACTTACTTCCAACACCTCAAGATCCAGAAACCCTCATTGCTTATAGCATTCTTGCCGGACTTTCAGCTCAAAGTGTACTGCTCAAGAAGAGAATTGACACTGAAAGTTCAAAGCATGAGAATGGCCAGTCTATGGAACAGCTCGAGAATGAAACATTAACAGTAGAAGACGACAAACCAACAAACAAAGATGAAGAGCGCTGA
- a CDS encoding type I CRISPR-associated protein Cas7 — MEKKNRSYVLQTVVSKNGSWNSDFTHSPKKYDNQYFASDRALKYAVRNLMEQMGKEVLIKKWVKGIKKGTTSSIQVMTNKELKKHIEKEYGEDFSKVFWKFADVRQFGMVYDNINVHGVAQISQGLDVYRNGVEYFDAGTGRMVFNTKGSDPSGGEGETTRGMFERHFLSEAHYAYNIVVNPANISFLQSIQGYEGCIYTEEDYKLLLESLEYGPINVQSTQKMNCFTGFLMTVDLAEDTNPILADLQGKLNVSPGSHGEPSTYDLANLFTYLEHRNEEAGGNAIKQVHIKYDEASINLATPTETNLSISFEVM; from the coding sequence ATGGAAAAGAAAAATCGTTCATACGTTTTACAAACAGTCGTGTCGAAAAATGGGAGTTGGAACAGCGATTTCACCCATAGCCCTAAGAAATATGACAATCAATATTTTGCCTCTGATCGTGCGCTTAAATATGCTGTGCGGAATCTTATGGAACAGATGGGCAAGGAAGTCCTCATTAAGAAATGGGTGAAGGGTATAAAAAAAGGAACGACATCATCCATTCAAGTAATGACGAACAAAGAACTGAAGAAACATATAGAAAAAGAATACGGAGAGGACTTCTCAAAAGTGTTCTGGAAGTTTGCTGATGTCCGCCAATTCGGGATGGTCTACGATAATATCAACGTACATGGCGTGGCCCAAATATCACAAGGTCTTGATGTTTACCGAAATGGAGTCGAATACTTCGATGCAGGTACCGGTCGCATGGTCTTTAACACTAAAGGAAGTGACCCTAGCGGGGGAGAAGGCGAAACGACTCGAGGTATGTTTGAGCGCCACTTTCTTTCAGAGGCTCATTATGCCTATAACATAGTCGTAAATCCAGCAAATATATCTTTCCTCCAATCAATTCAGGGCTATGAAGGGTGCATCTATACCGAGGAGGACTACAAACTCTTGTTGGAAAGCCTTGAGTACGGACCGATAAACGTACAGTCCACACAAAAAATGAACTGCTTTACAGGCTTTTTGATGACTGTAGACTTAGCAGAGGACACTAACCCCATCCTGGCTGATTTGCAAGGAAAGCTCAACGTCTCTCCAGGTAGCCATGGGGAACCTAGTACATATGACCTTGCAAACCTGTTCACCTACCTAGAGCATCGAAATGAAGAGGCAGGTGGCAATGCTATTAAGCAAGTTCACATTAAATATGATGAAGCTTCTATAAATTTAGCAACACCAACTGAGACCAACCTTTCAATAAGCTTTGAGGTGATGTAG